Proteins found in one Rhodohalobacter barkolensis genomic segment:
- a CDS encoding class I fructose-bisphosphate aldolase codes for MALAISGIEELLGDDADKLLNHTCTTIPKEKLHLPSGSYVDDVWYHSDRNNRVLGNLEWILNHGRLAGTGYLSILPVDQGVEHSGGASFAKNPAYFDPENIVKLAIEGGCNAVASTFGVLASVSRKYAHKIPFLVKINHNELLTYPNTYDQIMFGSVQKAYDMGAAAVGATIYFGSDESSRQIVEVAEAFEYAHELGMATVLWCYTRNSAFKVDGKDYHSSADLTGQANHLGVTIGADIVKQKLPTNNGGYKALNAGDSSYGKLDERIYSELSTDHPIDLTRYQVANGYMGRAGLINSGGASGSDDFADAVKTAVINKRAGGMGLISGRKSFQRPMEEGVKLLNFIQDVYLNDEITIA; via the coding sequence ATGGCACTTGCAATTTCAGGAATTGAAGAGCTATTAGGCGATGATGCCGATAAGCTGCTCAATCACACGTGTACAACTATTCCAAAAGAAAAACTTCACCTTCCTTCCGGTTCATACGTAGACGACGTATGGTACCATTCCGACCGTAACAACAGAGTATTAGGTAATTTAGAGTGGATACTGAACCATGGTCGTTTGGCCGGCACAGGATACCTGTCCATACTTCCTGTAGATCAGGGAGTGGAGCATAGTGGCGGAGCATCTTTTGCAAAAAATCCGGCTTATTTTGATCCGGAAAATATTGTAAAACTGGCTATCGAAGGTGGTTGCAATGCCGTTGCATCCACATTTGGTGTACTGGCATCTGTGTCGAGAAAATACGCACACAAGATTCCATTTTTGGTAAAAATCAACCACAATGAGCTGTTAACGTATCCGAATACTTACGATCAAATCATGTTTGGGTCAGTACAGAAAGCTTACGATATGGGTGCAGCTGCCGTAGGTGCAACTATATATTTCGGTTCCGATGAGTCGTCGCGACAGATTGTTGAAGTGGCGGAAGCTTTTGAATATGCTCATGAATTAGGAATGGCTACCGTTCTGTGGTGCTATACCCGAAATTCAGCATTTAAAGTTGACGGTAAAGATTACCATTCTTCAGCTGACTTAACGGGTCAGGCAAACCATCTTGGTGTAACAATCGGTGCGGATATTGTGAAGCAAAAATTACCAACCAACAACGGCGGTTACAAAGCGCTGAATGCCGGTGATTCCAGTTATGGTAAATTGGATGAGAGAATTTACAGTGAATTGTCTACCGATCACCCAATCGACTTGACTCGCTACCAGGTAGCGAACGGTTACATGGGCCGTGCAGGTTTGATTAACTCAGGCGGGGCATCAGGAAGTGATGACTTTGCTGATGCTGTAAAAACGGCTGTGATTAACAAACGTGCCGGTGGTATGGGGCTCATTAGTGGCCGTAAATCTTTTCAGCGCCCTATGGAAGAGGGAGTAAAACTGCTGAACTTTATTCAGGATGTTTATCTGAATGATGAGATTACGATCGCTTAA
- the dusB gene encoding tRNA dihydrouridine synthase DusB, producing MKIDQIDLGNRPLLLAPMEDVTDSPFRQICRRKGADIVYTEFISSEAIIRDSDIAQHKMDFAEMERPFGIQIFGGREEAMEGATKVAVANNPDVVDINFGCPVYKIVKKGAGAGCLKDLDMMERMTGTVVDAAGDYPVTVKTRLGWDDQSIRIQEVALMLQSVGVKALTVHARTRSQKYKGDARWDYLKKLTDTPGLEIPIIGNGDVTSPELAKKMFDETGVDGVMIGRGAIGNPWIFEQTRHYFGTGELLPDPTIQERLELCAEQLRLSVDHHGERYGVIIMKKHYGQYLKGIRNGKKLRGEIMNEKEMKPILELLLNFKEEKLYAVA from the coding sequence ATGAAGATTGATCAGATAGATTTAGGAAACCGCCCATTACTGCTTGCACCCATGGAGGATGTAACCGATTCTCCTTTCAGACAAATATGTCGCAGAAAGGGAGCGGATATCGTTTACACAGAATTCATCAGCTCTGAAGCGATTATTCGCGATTCAGACATTGCCCAGCACAAAATGGATTTCGCAGAAATGGAGCGTCCCTTTGGAATTCAGATTTTTGGCGGACGAGAAGAAGCCATGGAAGGTGCCACAAAAGTGGCGGTTGCCAACAACCCGGATGTTGTAGACATCAACTTTGGCTGCCCGGTCTATAAGATCGTAAAAAAAGGCGCCGGAGCCGGCTGCTTGAAAGATCTCGACATGATGGAGCGCATGACCGGAACTGTGGTTGATGCGGCCGGAGACTATCCTGTAACCGTTAAAACAAGACTGGGTTGGGATGATCAGTCCATTCGTATTCAGGAAGTCGCCTTGATGCTTCAAAGTGTAGGCGTGAAAGCTCTCACCGTTCATGCGCGTACTCGCAGCCAAAAGTACAAAGGTGATGCCCGTTGGGATTACCTGAAAAAGCTGACCGACACGCCCGGACTGGAAATCCCGATCATTGGCAATGGGGATGTCACCTCACCCGAACTGGCTAAAAAAATGTTTGATGAAACCGGCGTAGACGGTGTGATGATTGGTCGCGGTGCCATCGGAAACCCCTGGATTTTTGAACAGACGCGCCACTACTTCGGAACCGGAGAATTGCTGCCTGACCCAACCATCCAAGAGAGGCTTGAACTCTGTGCGGAACAGTTGCGGCTTTCTGTCGATCACCACGGTGAGCGTTACGGCGTCATCATCATGAAAAAGCATTACGGGCAATATCTGAAAGGAATTCGAAACGGGAAAAAGCTTCGGGGTGAAATCATGAATGAGAAAGAGATGAAGCCTATCCTGGAACTGCTCCTGAACTTCAAAGAGGAAAAGCTTTACGCTGTAGCGTAA
- the radA gene encoding DNA repair protein RadA: MAKPKIQYECSACGHVSPKWLGLCPACGEWHTFEEKISEKKKSSKKHKVDISNSDESDAVALKDVKQSKDEKISTNLSEFDRVLGGGLIDGSFLLLGGDPGIGKSTLMLQVAQKCPNLKILYIAGEESASQIKQRADRIGMNGENLLIYNNTDVQNVISQARKIKPDLLVVDSIQTVFSSELSSLPGSVQQIRECSAMFQQIAKKEGITTLMIGHVTKEGDIAGPRILEHMVDTVLHFEGDQSQLHRLLRGVKNRFGPANEVGVFEMRDTGLHEVNNPSDLFLAEMNSTVSGNCVTCVMEGSRPILIEIQALVTPSNYSTPQRTASGFDQRRLSLLIAVLEKRAAMSFAGQDVYLNVAGGLKINDTAADLAVVAALASSLKDEPVPEKSLYIGEVGLGGEVRRVPFLKQRLNEAEKMGFKNAVLPISDTAGTYNMTLNPADHLMKALK; this comes from the coding sequence ATGGCAAAACCTAAAATTCAATATGAATGTTCAGCATGTGGACATGTTTCACCGAAATGGCTTGGTTTGTGTCCGGCGTGTGGAGAATGGCATACCTTTGAAGAAAAAATAAGTGAGAAAAAGAAAAGTTCGAAAAAACATAAAGTTGATATTTCGAACAGTGATGAGTCGGATGCCGTAGCACTGAAAGATGTTAAACAATCCAAAGATGAGAAGATTAGTACAAATCTTTCGGAATTTGACCGAGTATTGGGCGGGGGGCTGATTGATGGCTCATTTTTACTATTAGGAGGAGATCCCGGAATTGGGAAAAGTACCCTGATGCTTCAGGTGGCTCAGAAATGTCCAAATTTGAAAATACTTTACATTGCCGGGGAGGAGTCTGCATCGCAGATCAAACAGAGGGCAGACAGAATTGGTATGAATGGCGAGAATTTGCTCATCTATAATAACACAGATGTGCAAAATGTGATATCCCAGGCGCGTAAAATCAAACCCGACCTCCTGGTTGTCGATTCCATTCAAACGGTATTCAGTTCAGAGCTAAGCAGCCTTCCCGGGAGTGTGCAGCAGATCAGGGAGTGTTCGGCTATGTTTCAGCAGATCGCAAAGAAAGAAGGAATTACTACGCTGATGATCGGTCATGTGACCAAGGAAGGAGATATTGCCGGTCCCAGGATACTGGAGCATATGGTTGATACAGTTCTCCATTTCGAGGGGGATCAAAGTCAGCTTCATCGACTATTGAGAGGTGTGAAAAATCGGTTTGGACCTGCGAACGAAGTGGGAGTTTTTGAGATGCGCGATACCGGTTTACATGAGGTGAATAACCCTTCGGATCTCTTTTTGGCAGAGATGAACAGCACCGTTAGTGGAAATTGTGTTACGTGTGTAATGGAGGGATCTCGCCCGATTTTAATTGAAATACAGGCTTTGGTAACCCCGAGTAATTACAGTACTCCTCAGCGTACGGCAAGCGGGTTCGATCAGCGCAGATTATCGCTTCTCATAGCCGTGCTTGAGAAACGGGCTGCCATGAGTTTTGCCGGACAAGATGTTTACCTGAATGTGGCGGGAGGACTGAAAATTAACGACACTGCCGCAGATTTAGCTGTTGTTGCTGCTCTGGCCTCAAGTTTAAAAGACGAACCGGTCCCCGAAAAATCACTCTATATAGGTGAAGTAGGACTTGGCGGTGAAGTGAGAAGAGTGCCATTCTTAAAACAGCGCTTAAATGAGGCAGAAAAGATGGGTTTTAAAAATGCTGTTCTGCCAATCAGCGATACCGCGGGTACATATAATATGACTTTAAACCCCGCGGATCATTTGATGAAGGCTCTAAAATAG
- the rpsU gene encoding 30S ribosomal protein S21, translating to MIGVKVKDNESIDRAINRFKKMVTRSRVLNEYKERQQYTKPSEERREALKKSIREERRRQRDNY from the coding sequence ATGATCGGAGTAAAAGTAAAAGATAACGAAAGCATTGACCGCGCGATTAATCGCTTCAAGAAAATGGTAACCCGCTCAAGAGTATTGAACGAATACAAAGAGCGTCAGCAGTACACTAAGCCATCTGAAGAGCGACGTGAAGCTCTTAAAAAGAGCATTCGGGAAGAGAGAAGACGTCAAAGAGACAATTACTAA
- the smc gene encoding chromosome segregation protein SMC, producing the protein MYISDLELHGFKSFAHKTHVKFDSGITAIVGPNGCGKSNIVDALRWVLGEQRPTLLRSSAMSNVIFNGTAKKKALGMADVSLTFVNNKGILPVEYSELTITRRLYRSGDSEYLINNTPCRLKDIMELFMDTGMSSDAYSVIELKMVEEILNDRNNDRRRLFEEAAGVTRYKDQRKKTFRKLDETLKDLQRLEDILVEVRKKARSLEIQADKAAKAKAYQKELKTLDQGYTLHQYNAVKKELEPLQERIDNADKEKKEIAQKVEELESNEEKARNHLLEKERNQSEAQRRVSQLHSSIREMETNLRITKEKIVNEEGVIEQHQNDIKQSSKDLTELEQLKKESINKLENFSDEKEKSEQSLKGSKERFNEVQQKFTKVRHELYELEIELSDVNKKLSGLQSNRIKLESKLENSEDDQLRIDRDIEDLEDEIINAKGELNLVKKKLDETNKELENKEALLSSTVDKRKELEEKREKLRESIRSLKSRRDAVQSEISLMESLAESNDALPASISYLTENHADAFSILQPVGEVLNTSEDTAPALEMALGEAINFMIVQSMDDAIRASKILKENKKGRATFIPLNELKSSYPVQEQSIYNKIRCESKYDNIARLLLGSTHIVKTIEQASSALKSGASAAVTTDGDLITSDQFLKSGSKNKQAGVRLGLKDKLDKLTDKLNETSASLSNEEEELGELNKELDQLNAEAIRRNIKEIQKSLRNLEQQSSRWQSNIQVYEKNVNELKNRKTNLQSNLDSAQEELDSLHPKQKELQQKITELSKQQNQKKDVLQKLEDERAIAQNRYNDAQLKHQDVKNKAQNLERDIERAETGIKNIKTRLSSRKELMAESKEKIEKYKYAIEQTEKQLSIKKENKEEADQKLAAAEEASSRQRGIINEIEKELKELRRRKEVNLELVHHLSMAHEKLEMKSQALSDHIWETYGILMDQVEETLPEEMPAEDAKERIAWLKQKLNRIGDVNPLAIEEFKEEKERLDFYEEQIEDLQKAEVEMRETIDEINQTATQRFNETFEKIRSNFKNVFNTLFHEDDYCDLLIEDDAEDPLEAKIDIKANPKGKRPSSINQLSGGEKTLTAIALLFAIYLVKPSPFCVLDEVDAPLDDANIERFSAMIKKFSHDTQFIIITHNKKTMSKAEMMYGVTMPETGVSRLVGVKLDEVATA; encoded by the coding sequence ATGTACATTTCTGATTTAGAACTTCACGGGTTTAAAAGTTTTGCGCATAAAACGCATGTTAAGTTCGACAGTGGCATTACAGCAATTGTTGGACCGAACGGGTGCGGAAAATCCAATATTGTAGACGCCCTCCGTTGGGTGTTAGGTGAACAACGCCCTACCCTTCTCCGCTCCAGTGCCATGAGTAACGTGATTTTCAATGGTACTGCTAAGAAGAAAGCCCTGGGAATGGCCGATGTTTCTCTCACCTTTGTCAACAACAAGGGGATTCTCCCGGTTGAATACAGTGAGTTGACCATTACCCGCAGACTCTATCGCTCAGGCGACAGTGAATACCTGATCAATAACACTCCCTGCCGATTAAAGGATATCATGGAGCTCTTTATGGATACCGGAATGAGTTCCGACGCCTATTCCGTGATTGAGCTTAAAATGGTGGAGGAGATTCTCAACGACCGTAACAACGACCGCCGTCGGCTTTTTGAAGAAGCGGCCGGAGTTACCCGTTATAAAGATCAGCGTAAAAAAACGTTCAGAAAGCTGGATGAGACCCTGAAAGATCTCCAGCGACTCGAGGACATTTTAGTTGAGGTGAGAAAAAAAGCCCGGTCCCTTGAGATTCAGGCAGATAAAGCAGCAAAAGCCAAAGCGTATCAAAAAGAGCTGAAGACTTTGGATCAAGGGTACACGCTGCATCAGTACAATGCCGTAAAAAAGGAGCTGGAACCGCTCCAGGAGCGAATTGACAATGCCGATAAAGAGAAAAAGGAGATCGCTCAAAAAGTTGAAGAGCTTGAAAGTAACGAGGAAAAAGCCCGTAATCACCTTTTAGAGAAAGAGAGAAATCAATCGGAAGCTCAGCGTCGGGTAAGTCAGCTGCATTCATCCATCAGGGAAATGGAGACCAACCTTCGTATTACAAAAGAAAAAATTGTGAACGAAGAAGGAGTTATTGAGCAGCATCAAAACGACATCAAACAGAGCAGTAAAGATCTTACTGAACTGGAACAGCTTAAAAAGGAGAGCATCAACAAGCTTGAGAACTTTTCTGATGAAAAAGAGAAGTCTGAGCAAAGTCTGAAGGGCTCTAAAGAGCGATTCAATGAAGTTCAGCAGAAATTTACCAAGGTGCGGCACGAACTCTATGAGCTGGAAATTGAACTCAGTGATGTTAATAAGAAACTCTCCGGACTTCAATCTAACCGCATCAAGCTTGAGTCTAAACTGGAAAACAGTGAGGATGATCAGCTTAGGATCGACCGCGATATTGAAGATCTTGAAGATGAAATTATCAATGCAAAAGGTGAACTGAACCTGGTTAAGAAGAAGCTTGATGAAACCAATAAAGAGCTTGAAAATAAAGAAGCTCTTTTAAGTAGCACCGTTGATAAACGCAAAGAGCTTGAGGAGAAACGGGAAAAACTCCGGGAATCCATTCGTTCACTTAAAAGCCGAAGGGATGCCGTTCAATCCGAAATTTCCTTAATGGAGAGCCTTGCCGAATCGAACGACGCCCTGCCTGCTTCGATCTCCTACTTAACAGAAAATCATGCGGATGCATTTTCCATTTTGCAGCCGGTAGGTGAAGTTCTGAACACTTCTGAGGATACAGCCCCAGCCCTTGAAATGGCGCTGGGTGAGGCAATCAACTTTATGATTGTTCAATCTATGGACGATGCCATTCGCGCATCGAAAATTCTAAAAGAGAATAAGAAAGGCCGGGCAACATTCATTCCGTTAAATGAATTGAAGAGTAGCTACCCGGTTCAGGAGCAATCGATCTACAACAAGATACGTTGCGAATCGAAGTACGATAATATCGCCCGCCTTCTGCTCGGGTCAACTCACATTGTGAAGACTATTGAACAGGCATCATCAGCTTTAAAAAGTGGCGCTTCAGCAGCAGTTACTACTGATGGAGATTTGATCACGTCAGATCAGTTTTTGAAAAGCGGCAGTAAAAACAAGCAGGCCGGTGTTCGGCTTGGATTGAAGGATAAGCTCGACAAGCTTACGGATAAGCTGAATGAGACATCCGCTTCTCTTTCAAATGAGGAAGAAGAACTGGGTGAACTGAATAAAGAGCTTGATCAGCTGAATGCCGAAGCGATTCGCCGAAATATTAAAGAGATTCAGAAGTCCTTACGGAATCTCGAACAGCAGTCGAGTCGCTGGCAGTCGAACATTCAGGTGTATGAAAAGAATGTTAACGAGCTAAAAAACCGAAAGACGAACTTACAGTCCAACCTGGATTCGGCCCAGGAAGAGCTCGACTCACTGCACCCTAAACAGAAAGAGCTGCAACAGAAAATTACAGAACTGAGCAAACAGCAAAATCAGAAGAAGGATGTTCTCCAAAAGCTGGAAGACGAGCGTGCGATTGCCCAAAACCGCTATAATGATGCACAGCTCAAGCATCAGGATGTGAAGAATAAAGCTCAAAACCTTGAACGGGATATCGAACGTGCCGAAACAGGCATCAAAAATATCAAAACCCGTCTAAGTTCACGTAAAGAGCTGATGGCTGAAAGCAAGGAGAAGATTGAGAAGTATAAATACGCCATAGAACAGACCGAAAAGCAGCTCTCGATTAAGAAAGAGAATAAAGAGGAAGCGGATCAGAAACTTGCCGCTGCCGAGGAGGCAAGCAGCCGGCAACGCGGTATCATCAACGAAATTGAGAAAGAGTTAAAGGAGCTTCGCCGACGCAAAGAGGTTAATCTCGAGCTTGTTCACCATCTATCCATGGCGCACGAAAAGCTGGAGATGAAATCTCAGGCGCTTTCTGATCACATTTGGGAAACATATGGAATTTTGATGGATCAGGTGGAAGAAACCCTGCCTGAAGAGATGCCGGCCGAGGATGCAAAGGAGCGGATCGCCTGGCTGAAGCAGAAGCTGAATCGAATCGGGGATGTGAACCCGCTGGCGATCGAGGAGTTCAAAGAGGAGAAAGAGCGGCTCGATTTCTACGAAGAACAGATCGAGGATCTCCAGAAAGCTGAGGTTGAAATGCGTGAAACCATTGATGAGATCAATCAAACCGCTACCCAGCGATTTAATGAGACATTTGAAAAGATCCGGTCTAATTTTAAGAACGTGTTTAACACACTCTTCCACGAAGATGATTACTGTGATCTTCTGATTGAAGACGATGCCGAGGATCCGCTGGAGGCCAAAATTGATATCAAGGCAAATCCAAAAGGAAAACGCCCATCGAGTATCAATCAGCTTTCGGGAGGCGAGAAAACACTTACAGCTATTGCGTTGCTATTTGCGATTTATCTCGTAAAGCCGTCTCCATTTTGTGTGTTGGATGAGGTAGACGCTCCATTGGATGATGCAAACATTGAGCGATTCTCAGCAATGATTAAAAAATTCAGCCACGATACTCAGTTTATCATCATTACGCACAACAAGAAGACCATGTCGAAAGCGGAAATGATGTACGGCGTTACTATGCCGGAAACCGGTGTGAGCCGATTGGTTGGTGTAAAACTGGATGAAGTGGCAACGGCTTAA
- a CDS encoding lysylphosphatidylglycerol synthase transmembrane domain-containing protein: MALSIALSLISMGIVIYLTYKPGILEHLAPKRLPGIFVAIGVTFLKVYFFAAKIRFLADKTINWMASIRIALTWDFASAITPSTIGGAPVATYAMTKEGIKLGKSSAIVLYGVLLDQFWYALAVPILLVSSIYFNVIPDETGMVGNITMFVIYAGLLIYGGLLAYGLLINPKAMKRMIEVVFRLPLLRKFADKVNAEADNMVDYSRELRQKPISFVVKAFLLSTLSWLCRVALPVIVVLSLLPAQEVLLVLRSLAMNLAFLIIPTPGGSGGVEGLFAVFLGPLIDRTAFIGLAVFVWRLITYYFSIGLGIVAMLWYVNTSVTEKLEDINQESDKTAEHGKT, encoded by the coding sequence ATGGCTCTCTCCATAGCATTGAGTCTCATCAGTATGGGGATTGTGATCTATCTGACTTACAAACCGGGTATTTTAGAACATCTGGCTCCAAAACGTCTGCCCGGTATTTTTGTCGCAATTGGAGTTACTTTTTTAAAGGTCTATTTTTTTGCTGCGAAGATTCGGTTTTTAGCAGATAAGACCATCAACTGGATGGCATCCATTCGAATTGCTTTAACATGGGATTTTGCATCGGCAATAACCCCTTCCACTATTGGAGGCGCTCCGGTGGCGACTTATGCAATGACTAAAGAGGGAATCAAGCTGGGGAAATCCTCAGCCATCGTTCTTTATGGAGTGCTGCTCGATCAATTTTGGTATGCATTAGCGGTTCCAATTTTGTTGGTCTCCAGTATCTATTTTAACGTGATTCCGGATGAAACCGGCATGGTTGGCAATATTACAATGTTTGTGATTTATGCAGGACTTTTGATCTATGGAGGTCTGCTTGCCTACGGTTTACTGATCAACCCGAAAGCGATGAAGCGAATGATTGAGGTTGTATTCAGGCTCCCGCTATTACGAAAGTTTGCAGATAAAGTGAATGCGGAAGCGGATAACATGGTCGATTATTCAAGAGAGCTCAGGCAGAAGCCGATTAGTTTTGTTGTGAAGGCGTTCTTATTGTCTACCCTCAGCTGGCTTTGCCGTGTGGCACTTCCGGTAATTGTTGTTCTGAGTTTACTTCCGGCTCAGGAAGTGCTGCTCGTTTTGAGAAGTCTGGCAATGAATCTGGCATTTCTGATTATTCCAACACCGGGTGGATCAGGAGGGGTGGAAGGCTTATTCGCTGTATTTTTGGGGCCATTGATTGACCGAACCGCGTTTATCGGATTGGCTGTGTTCGTTTGGCGATTAATAACCTACTATTTCAGTATCGGGCTTGGTATTGTTGCCATGCTCTGGTATGTGAATACCTCAGTTACTGAAAAACTGGAAGATATTAATCAAGAATCTGATAAGACTGCAGAGCATGGCAAAACCTAA
- the mnmD gene encoding tRNA (5-methylaminomethyl-2-thiouridine)(34)-methyltransferase MnmD produces the protein MSPEDQKPTISETKDGSTTLYSPVFDQYYHNPNGAVSESKIVFFETSGLLQSLQNRDHFAIFEMGFGTGLNFILLKDYLDKLDHPPIVDFYSVEAFPVDPDTASQFDFGEELNQQHPGELLRSIFSDAKPGTNSFQISKYLTLNLFIGTFDESPKPDQPIDYFFHDPFSPDVNAELWTPDVFRKLKAYADKSAVLATYCAASSARAAMAVAGWKLSRAPGALGKREMTLASIDEKNLGSLKRVNELRLIERYQKGDFD, from the coding sequence ATGAGTCCCGAAGATCAAAAACCGACAATATCGGAAACCAAAGACGGTTCAACCACACTTTACTCTCCTGTTTTTGATCAGTACTATCACAACCCAAACGGTGCCGTCTCTGAAAGTAAAATCGTGTTTTTTGAAACCTCGGGACTTCTTCAGTCACTTCAGAACAGAGACCATTTCGCTATCTTTGAAATGGGTTTTGGTACCGGGCTTAACTTTATCCTTCTGAAAGATTATTTAGACAAGTTGGATCATCCGCCAATTGTGGATTTCTATTCAGTTGAAGCCTTTCCCGTTGATCCCGATACAGCTTCTCAATTTGATTTTGGTGAGGAGTTGAATCAGCAGCATCCGGGAGAACTTCTGCGTTCGATTTTTTCGGATGCTAAACCGGGAACCAATAGTTTTCAAATATCGAAATATCTGACGCTGAATCTGTTTATCGGTACATTTGATGAATCTCCTAAGCCCGACCAACCCATCGACTACTTTTTTCACGATCCCTTTTCTCCTGATGTGAATGCAGAGCTGTGGACACCGGATGTTTTTCGAAAATTGAAGGCATATGCTGACAAGTCAGCCGTCCTCGCCACCTACTGCGCAGCTTCTTCAGCAAGAGCCGCAATGGCCGTAGCCGGCTGGAAACTTTCGCGCGCACCGGGAGCGCTGGGTAAACGGGAAATGACTCTGGCATCGATCGATGAAAAGAACCTTGGCAGTTTAAAAAGAGTTAATGAACTAAGATTAATCGAACGATATCAAAAAGGCGATTTTGATTAA
- a CDS encoding DUF3667 domain-containing protein yields MVQTFIQTFRELLQHPRNVIDQFLESEDRNYTHPFLFLIIGAIAITLVNTLVVDFSFEPALGEFEAENDQMREIAEWIQVSTVRSTTQFLPLSASLLLVPMLSIAGLFFFRDYITGFFSLLIMNSYAIGATMLFQLLLIPFWAFSGVSLIDPFANATLPALAIAIPTLWLYKSYILSSSFLVWIRILSTFIVGYVLYAVLTGFAASIIGYMIFAIQRIGEMSGSL; encoded by the coding sequence ATGGTTCAAACATTTATCCAAACATTCAGAGAACTTCTGCAGCATCCCAGGAATGTAATTGATCAGTTTTTAGAGAGTGAAGACAGAAATTACACACATCCGTTTCTTTTTCTGATTATTGGTGCAATAGCGATTACGTTGGTTAATACTCTCGTTGTAGACTTCTCTTTTGAGCCGGCTCTTGGTGAATTTGAAGCCGAGAACGATCAGATGCGAGAAATTGCGGAGTGGATCCAGGTGAGTACAGTTCGGTCAACTACCCAATTCTTACCTCTTTCAGCCTCACTGTTACTGGTACCTATGCTTTCTATAGCGGGTCTTTTCTTTTTCAGGGATTATATTACCGGATTTTTCAGCTTACTGATAATGAACAGTTACGCAATTGGAGCAACCATGTTATTTCAACTGCTGCTGATACCATTCTGGGCATTTTCCGGCGTGAGCTTGATAGATCCTTTTGCCAATGCAACGCTACCTGCTTTAGCCATTGCCATTCCAACTCTTTGGCTTTATAAGTCGTACATTTTAAGCTCTTCCTTTTTGGTCTGGATCCGCATTCTATCCACATTTATTGTAGGATATGTTCTCTATGCCGTTCTGACCGGCTTTGCGGCCTCCATTATTGGCTACATGATTTTTGCCATTCAACGAATCGGTGAGATGTCGGGTTCACTATAA